A single region of the Granulicella aggregans genome encodes:
- a CDS encoding histidine-type phosphatase has product MFALTLVHASSMTAQTSPSVQSSADELRFALVLTRHGVRSPTWANQRLDEYSKQPWPQWPVAPGILTPHGRQLMTFFGGYYRSWFAEQKLLSASGCADAARVFIWADTDERTRETGAGLADGMMPGCHAEVHALEGDTQDELFHATRKPGAAQSQKAFAALAGRIGNHPDALADAYQEPLDEMQRVLFDCKGGSCSVPLKKSLLAAQASVAPGSGDHLAELKGPLTTAATFAENLQLEYLEGMPDAEVGWGRANGAQVQSLMALHAAVSDLVQRTPAIARMQAAHLLDAIVRTIQQAEAGKSVDGAIGSLGERAVFLVGHDTNVSNVAALLDAHWLIDGYQRDDAAPGGALVFTLWRRSGKPDAVKLSYWVQTPDQMRRAMPLSLAAPPASADIFVPGCSLPEAGAPCNWVEFQTAVQAALGKP; this is encoded by the coding sequence ATGTTCGCGTTGACGCTGGTTCATGCGTCGTCTATGACAGCTCAGACGTCGCCCTCTGTCCAAAGCTCAGCAGACGAATTGCGGTTTGCGCTGGTCTTGACCAGACATGGTGTGCGCTCGCCGACCTGGGCGAATCAGCGGCTCGATGAATATTCAAAACAGCCATGGCCGCAGTGGCCCGTTGCTCCGGGAATCTTGACGCCTCACGGTAGGCAGCTCATGACCTTCTTTGGAGGCTACTACCGGTCATGGTTTGCGGAGCAGAAGCTGCTCTCTGCTTCGGGCTGCGCGGATGCAGCGCGCGTCTTCATCTGGGCTGATACAGACGAACGCACGAGAGAGACGGGAGCCGGTCTAGCGGACGGCATGATGCCCGGATGTCACGCTGAGGTTCATGCGCTCGAGGGCGACACTCAGGACGAGCTCTTCCACGCGACTCGTAAACCGGGCGCAGCGCAGTCGCAGAAGGCGTTCGCCGCTCTAGCGGGACGCATCGGCAATCATCCGGACGCGCTTGCTGACGCTTACCAGGAGCCACTCGACGAGATGCAGCGGGTTCTTTTTGACTGCAAAGGAGGCAGTTGCAGTGTGCCCTTGAAGAAGAGCCTGCTTGCGGCGCAGGCGTCCGTCGCTCCAGGCTCGGGCGATCATTTGGCTGAGTTGAAGGGACCACTGACGACTGCGGCAACCTTCGCCGAGAATCTCCAACTGGAATATCTTGAGGGTATGCCCGATGCCGAAGTGGGCTGGGGCAGAGCGAACGGCGCACAGGTGCAATCGCTCATGGCGTTGCATGCTGCAGTCTCGGACCTCGTGCAGCGGACGCCGGCCATTGCGCGCATGCAAGCGGCACATCTGCTCGATGCGATTGTTCGCACGATACAGCAGGCTGAAGCCGGCAAGAGTGTAGACGGTGCGATCGGATCTCTCGGCGAACGTGCTGTCTTCCTCGTGGGACACGACACGAACGTCTCTAACGTTGCCGCATTGCTCGATGCCCACTGGCTCATCGATGGATACCAGCGCGATGATGCTGCGCCCGGCGGTGCCTTGGTCTTCACACTCTGGCGTCGATCAGGAAAGCCCGACGCCGTGAAGCTCTCCTACTGGGTGCAAACACCAGACCAGATGCGACGAGCGATGCCTTTATCTCTCGCCGCCCCGCCTGCGAGCGCAGACATCTTCGTTCCGGGATGTAGCTTGCCGGAGGCGGGTGCTCCCTGCAACTGGGTCGAGTTCCAGACAGCGGTGCAAGCGGCTCTTGGCAAGCCATAG